A genome region from Thermoanaerobacterium xylanolyticum LX-11 includes the following:
- a CDS encoding LacI family DNA-binding transcriptional regulator, with product MSVTIKDIAKLANVSHTTVSRALNDSPQIKEETKEKIKEIAKKLNYVPNYNAKSLVLNKSYNIGLFFSTIFKGTSPSFFYETVRGVNSAIKKNYNLIIRGIDEYKDYSSIEKNRFDGIVLTSQSESDNEFMYYVMRKGIPLVVLNREVNEKSVVNILSEEKTGAYNAVKYLIENGHRDIAIIEGKEGFKSTVDRKDGFLKALIESKILINNDYIVSGEYDIESGYSAMNKLLKLKKKPTAVFCSNDDMAVGAIKAIYEKGLKVPDDISVVGFDDSEFCRYIIPALTTVRKPIKDVSQKGAEILMNMIENDENSGEKIYVPTKLKIRDSVMAIK from the coding sequence ATGAGCGTTACAATAAAGGATATAGCAAAACTTGCAAATGTATCACATACTACAGTTTCCAGAGCTTTAAACGACAGTCCGCAGATAAAAGAGGAGACGAAAGAGAAGATAAAAGAAATCGCAAAAAAGCTTAATTACGTGCCTAATTACAACGCTAAAAGTCTTGTTCTCAATAAATCATATAATATCGGTTTGTTCTTTTCTACAATCTTCAAAGGAACATCTCCCAGTTTCTTCTATGAGACTGTAAGGGGTGTAAACAGTGCAATCAAAAAAAATTACAATCTCATCATAAGAGGGATAGACGAGTACAAGGACTACTCGTCTATCGAGAAAAACCGTTTTGACGGAATCGTACTTACAAGCCAAAGCGAAAGCGATAATGAATTTATGTACTACGTCATGAGAAAAGGTATACCTCTGGTTGTTTTAAATAGGGAAGTCAATGAAAAATCTGTCGTAAATATACTAAGTGAAGAAAAGACGGGAGCTTACAATGCAGTGAAGTACCTGATTGAAAATGGACATAGGGATATAGCCATAATTGAAGGTAAAGAAGGCTTCAAATCGACTGTGGATAGAAAAGACGGATTTTTGAAGGCACTTATTGAAAGCAAGATTTTGATAAACAATGATTACATCGTAAGCGGGGAGTACGACATAGAAAGTGGCTACAGTGCCATGAACAAGCTTTTGAAGCTAAAGAAAAAACCTACAGCCGTATTTTGTTCAAATGATGACATGGCGGTAGGTGCTATAAAGGCTATATATGAAAAAGGTCTTAAAGTTCCTGATGACATTTCAGTAGTGGGCTTTGATGACAGTGAATTTTGCAGGTATATAATACCTGCTCTTACAACAGTGAGAAAGCCTATAAAAGATGTCAGCCAAAAAGGTGCAGAAATATTGATGAACATGATTGAAAATGACGAAAACAGCGGAGAAAAGATATACGTACCTACAAAGTTAAAGATAAGAGATTCTGTAATGGCAATAAAATAA
- the uxaC gene encoding glucuronate isomerase yields MKNFMDDDFLLNNEVAVKLFHDYASKMPIFDFHCHLNPKDIYEDKKFKNITEVWLYGDHYKWRLMRSNGVDEKYITGDADDYSKFLEFAKTMPMAIGNPVFHWTHLELQRYFGVNELLNEKTAPMIWEKVNSVLESSEFSVRNIIKKSNVKILCTTDDPTDSLEYHKLLMDDESFGVKVLPAFRPDKGINIERDDFRDWVKKLGEVSGKTIEDYEDYLDALNSRIEYFDSLGCRLSDHALDFVAYEESTKSKVNEIFKKALEGEELSKFEIDQYKTSVLQFLARKYKEFGWAMQLHIAALRNTNTRMFRKLGPDTGYDAINDVDIAQKVAKLLDSLDLTGSLPKTILYTLNPKDNYVLATIMGCFQGEGIPGKMQFGSAWWFNDNIDGMREQMRTLANVGLLSKFVGMVTDSRSFLSYPRHEYFRRILCNLIGEWVDRGEVPYDIDLLGKIVQDISYNNAVNYFGV; encoded by the coding sequence ATGAAGAATTTTATGGATGACGATTTTCTGTTAAACAACGAAGTTGCTGTTAAACTATTTCACGACTATGCATCAAAGATGCCTATATTTGATTTTCACTGTCATTTGAACCCTAAAGATATTTACGAAGACAAGAAATTTAAAAACATCACGGAAGTTTGGCTATATGGAGATCACTATAAATGGAGACTTATGAGAAGCAATGGTGTCGATGAAAAGTACATTACAGGTGATGCTGATGATTACAGCAAATTTTTAGAGTTTGCAAAGACTATGCCTATGGCTATCGGCAATCCTGTTTTTCATTGGACACATTTGGAGCTTCAAAGGTACTTTGGTGTTAATGAGCTTCTAAATGAGAAAACAGCTCCAATGATATGGGAAAAAGTCAATTCAGTATTGGAGAGTAGCGAATTCAGTGTCAGAAACATCATTAAGAAGTCAAACGTAAAGATACTGTGCACAACAGACGATCCGACAGATAGCCTTGAGTATCACAAGCTTTTGATGGATGATGAAAGCTTTGGTGTAAAGGTTTTGCCTGCATTTAGACCTGACAAAGGTATAAATATTGAAAGAGACGATTTTAGAGATTGGGTCAAAAAGCTTGGAGAAGTAAGTGGGAAGACTATTGAAGATTACGAAGATTACTTAGATGCCTTAAATTCAAGAATAGAGTACTTTGACAGCTTAGGCTGCAGGTTATCAGATCATGCACTTGACTTTGTGGCTTATGAAGAAAGCACAAAAAGCAAAGTGAATGAAATATTTAAGAAAGCCTTAGAAGGCGAAGAACTTTCCAAATTTGAAATTGACCAATACAAGACAAGTGTTCTTCAGTTTTTAGCAAGAAAATATAAAGAATTCGGATGGGCTATGCAGCTTCACATTGCAGCTTTAAGAAACACAAATACCAGGATGTTTAGAAAGCTGGGGCCTGATACTGGATATGATGCAATAAATGATGTAGATATAGCACAAAAAGTAGCGAAGCTTTTAGACTCATTAGATTTAACTGGCTCATTGCCGAAGACTATATTGTACACGCTAAACCCCAAAGATAACTATGTTTTAGCTACAATTATGGGGTGTTTCCAAGGTGAAGGGATTCCGGGGAAAATGCAATTTGGCTCTGCATGGTGGTTTAATGACAACATCGACGGAATGAGAGAGCAGATGAGGACACTGGCAAATGTAGGGCTTTTAAGCAAATTTGTTGGAATGGTAACTGATTCAAGAAGTTTCTTGTCATATCCAAGGCACGAATACTTCAGAAGGATACTGTGCAATTTGATTGGCGAATGGGTAGATAGAGGCGAGGTGCCTTACGATATAGACTTATTAGGAAAGATAGTTCAGGACATATCCTACAATAATGCAGTCAATTATTTTGGAGTATAG
- a CDS encoding LysM peptidoglycan-binding domain-containing protein: MPYCPSGRYYTVEPGDTLWLISQKINRPVDDIIRVNPGIDPNRLMVGQVICLPPIIPYGKTTECPTGIYWEVAPGDTLYKVAKTVGTTVDKIIELNPYIDPNNLVVGQVICLPLPG; this comes from the coding sequence ATGCCATATTGTCCATCGGGAAGGTATTACACTGTAGAGCCAGGGGATACGTTGTGGCTCATATCTCAGAAAATCAATAGGCCTGTAGACGACATTATAAGAGTGAACCCTGGAATAGATCCAAATAGATTGATGGTAGGACAAGTAATATGTTTGCCGCCAATAATACCTTATGGCAAAACGACAGAATGTCCAACAGGTATATATTGGGAAGTAGCACCTGGTGATACGCTTTATAAAGTTGCAAAAACCGTAGGAACTACTGTCGATAAGATTATTGAATTAAACCCGTATATAGATCCAAATAACCTTGTGGTAGGACAGGTGATATGTTTGCCTTTGCCAGGATAA
- a CDS encoding PPC domain-containing DNA-binding protein — protein sequence MGHINIDVKRRFMGRFKYDNDLLQEITTFITNENIRSGEIRIIGAVKKARFGYFNQSTKEYKFIEKNEHMEILSAIGNISLKDGKPFPHVHIILADENGNAFGGHLMEGTKIFAAEFVIVDYGENNLERVDDDYTGLSLWNL from the coding sequence ATGGGTCATATTAATATAGATGTGAAAAGAAGGTTTATGGGCAGGTTTAAGTACGATAACGATCTTTTGCAGGAGATAACGACTTTCATAACAAATGAGAATATAAGATCTGGCGAGATAAGGATTATAGGTGCAGTAAAAAAGGCCCGGTTCGGCTACTTTAACCAATCTACAAAGGAATACAAATTTATCGAGAAAAATGAGCACATGGAAATACTGAGTGCCATAGGAAATATATCCTTAAAAGATGGCAAGCCGTTTCCACACGTACATATAATTCTTGCTGACGAAAACGGAAATGCCTTTGGCGGTCATCTCATGGAAGGCACAAAAATATTTGCTGCTGAATTTGTCATCGTAGACTATGGCGAAAACAACTTAGAAAGAGTCGATGATGACTACACCGGATTATCTCTTTGGAATCTATGA
- a CDS encoding NAD(P)/FAD-dependent oxidoreductase, translating into MKVAIIGAGISGLACAHELERLGITCVIFERKNAIGTIQPNIGSFLNMEDRPIKDPVYYFRRTYGISLTPVEKMTKIIMHSPMYTSAVKGNHGYFVLRSKDADSLDNQLAMGVKSKINFNADPDYKELSREFDFVVVATGNSGILENLTEWRTTVTTWIKGATILGNFEPHTAEMWFNIDYARSGYGYIMPFDKTKASLGLITTYAQHGEIDSLWQLFLKTEKFSYEMVETYELELNAGIAKEHKIDNVYFVGNAAGFLDPLLGLGAFHALESGIYAARSIATGEDYEKMVKTITDKVQMLSDYRDKLDKFSNSDYDRMVKILGMPLIRHIVYNTNIDVIKYGHTMLKFIK; encoded by the coding sequence ATGAAGGTTGCCATAATAGGAGCGGGAATATCAGGACTTGCATGTGCTCATGAGCTTGAAAGGCTTGGAATAACGTGTGTGATTTTTGAGAGAAAAAATGCTATAGGGACGATTCAGCCTAACATCGGTTCATTTTTAAACATGGAAGATAGGCCGATTAAAGATCCTGTCTATTACTTTAGGCGTACTTATGGCATATCATTGACGCCTGTTGAGAAGATGACAAAAATCATCATGCATTCTCCAATGTACACTTCAGCAGTAAAAGGAAATCATGGATATTTCGTCTTAAGAAGCAAAGATGCGGATTCACTTGACAATCAGTTGGCGATGGGAGTAAAGTCAAAGATAAACTTTAATGCAGACCCTGATTACAAAGAGCTATCAAGAGAATTTGACTTTGTAGTTGTAGCTACTGGAAATTCCGGGATACTGGAGAATCTTACAGAGTGGAGGACTACTGTTACGACGTGGATAAAAGGTGCCACAATCTTAGGAAATTTTGAACCACATACGGCAGAGATGTGGTTTAACATTGATTACGCAAGATCTGGGTACGGATACATCATGCCCTTTGATAAAACCAAAGCATCTTTAGGACTTATAACAACCTATGCACAGCACGGCGAGATAGACAGTTTATGGCAGCTTTTTCTAAAAACCGAGAAATTTAGTTATGAGATGGTGGAAACCTATGAATTGGAACTTAACGCAGGTATTGCTAAAGAGCACAAAATCGACAATGTATATTTCGTTGGAAATGCCGCTGGATTTTTAGATCCACTTTTAGGGCTTGGAGCATTTCACGCTTTAGAAAGCGGCATTTACGCTGCAAGATCAATTGCAACAGGCGAAGACTATGAAAAAATGGTCAAAACTATAACTGATAAGGTACAAATGCTTTCAGATTACAGAGATAAACTGGATAAATTCAGTAACAGCGATTATGACAGGATGGTTAAGATATTAGGCATGCCGCTTATTAGGCATATAGTGTATAACACAAATATAGACGTGATAAAATACGGACACACGATGCTAAAGTTTATAAAGTAA